A DNA window from Phyllostomus discolor isolate MPI-MPIP mPhyDis1 chromosome X, mPhyDis1.pri.v3, whole genome shotgun sequence contains the following coding sequences:
- the VGLL1 gene encoding transcription cofactor vestigial-like protein 1 — MEKMKKSAAQMEKPVKTEWSPRCVIFTYFQGDISSVVDEHFSRALSNIKKPQELLPLSQSKDMVLSNDDLDMSANEWCFSSEWTKPQPEVSFANGATNCSMNGFEPMAMTQYPQPLTVSPSVEPGQLLHFSSPASTSSPEPEYPCAFYSGHLVSQAEPDGEYQSLLNFPHQERCVAHPQQSAMWENCNSDQATRSMGSPFNQPFNSAHCTKYFPPARGPASVNLASDSLAHEINADLESSDCKPESIVLLTK, encoded by the exons atggaaaaaatgaagaagagtgCTGCCCAGATGGAGAAGCCCGTAAAAACTGAGTGGAGTCCCCGGTGTGTCATTTTCACCTATTTTCAAGGGGACATCAGCAGTGTAGTGGATGAACACTTCTCCAGAGCTCTGAGCAATATCAAGAAACCCCAGGAATTGCTCCCCTTGAGCCAGAGTAAAGATATGGTCCTAAGTAATG ATGATTTGGACATGTCTGCAAATGAGTGGTGTTTCTCTTCTGAATGGACAAAGCCACAGCCAGAAGTATCTTTTGCAAATGGTGCCACCAACTGCAGCATGAATGGGTTTGAGCCCATGGCTATGACTCAGTACCCTCAGCCCCTGACTGTGAGTCCCTCTGTTGAGCCAGGCCAGCTGTTGCATTTCTCTTCCCCAGCCAGCACCAGCTCCCCAGAGCCTGAATACCCTTGTGCCTTCTACTCGGGGCACCTAGTTTCTCAGGCTGAGCCTGATGGGGAATATCAGTCACTCCTGAATTTTCCCCATCAAGAGAGATGTGTAGCTCATCCTCAGCAATCTGCCATGTGGGAGAATTGCAACTCTGACCAGGCAACCAGAAGCATGGGATCTCCCTTCAACCAGCCTTTCAACTCAGCCCACT GTACGAAATATTTTCCCCCAGCTCGTGGACCTGCAAGTGTCAACCTTGCCAGTGATAGCCTTGCACATGAAA TCAATGCAGATCTAGAATCTTCAGACTGCAAACCTGAATCTATTGTACTCCTGACAAAGTGA